In Leclercia sp. LSNIH1, the genomic stretch GGAGGTGTAGGCAATCAGACGCTTGATGTCGTACTGCGTGAAGGCCATCCAGGCACCGTAGAAGATACCGATCACACCGAGCCACATGGCAATCGGCGCAAACTCTGCGGAGGCATTCGGGAACAGCGGCAGCGCGAAACGCAGCAGACCGTAGGCCGCGGTTTTCAGCAGGATACCCGCCAGGTCAACGGAACCCGCCGTTGGTGCCTGGGAGTGCGCATCTGGCAGCCAGCCGTGCAGCGGCACCACCGGCATCTTCACCGCAAACGCAATGAAGAAGCCCAGCATCAGCAGGTATTCTACGCCGTGGGACATTGGGGTCTTCAGCAGGTCCTGATAGTTGAAGGTCCAGACGCCGGTCGCGTTGTAGTGCACGAAGACCAGCGCCAGGATGGCAATCAACATCACCAGACCACTCGCCTGGGTATAGATGAAGAACTTGGTGGCCGCCGTGATACGCGTTTTACCGTCGGATGCCTTATGGCCCCACAGCGCGATCAGGAAGTACATCGGCACCAGCATCATCTCCCAGAAGAAGAAGAAGAGGAACATGTCGATGGCAAGGAACACGCCGATCACGCCGCCCAGGATCCACATCAGGTTCAGGTGGAAGAAGCCCTGGTATTTTTCGATTTCTCGCCAGGAGCAAAGCACCGCCAGAACGCCGAGCAGACCGGTCAGCACCACCATCAGCAGCGACAGACCATCAATCGCCAGATGGATGGTGATACCGAAACGCGGGATCCACGGCAGAATAAATTCAGACTGCCACTGCGGAATGCCCGCAGACTGGGTCAGTGAATAGCCGCCCTGCAACCAGAGTTGCAGACCGAGCGCGAGCGTCAATCCCATGGTGATCAGCGCAATCCAGCGCGGCATCTTCACGCCAAAGCGTTCGGTCTGCCAGCACAGGAACCCACCGATAAAGGGAATTAATATTAGCCAGGGTAGTAACATGGCGATTTGCATTCCTTTTTAAGGCCCCCAGAAGGGGCCTGATTTTCAACGAATTCGAATAAAATTCACTTAACGATCAACGCAATACCATCAGCAGCGCCAGCACCACAACCGCGCCGATGCTCATGGACGCTACATACCAGCGCAGATACCCGTTCTCGCTGAACAGCAGGCCTTTACCTGCCAGGCGGGAAAGGATGGCCGGGATGTTCATTACCGCGTTCAGCGGATCGCGTTTGATAAGCCACGCAATGCCGAGGAACGGTTTCACGAAGATCATGTCGTACAGCCAGTCGAAGCCCCACGCGTTATACCACCAGGTGCCCAGCAGACGGCCCGGCGCACTGTTGGCAACCGAGGTGACCAGGGTACGTTTGCCCAGCCACAGCCATGCCGCAATCAGGATACCCGTGATAGCGACCACACCGGAGGTGATTTCAAGCGTCAGAACGCGACCGTGCTCAAGCTCGGTGGTGTCTGGCAGTACGCCCTGCAGCGGTGGCACAATCATCGCGCCAACGAAGGTGGAGAGTACCAGCAGCACAATCAGCGGCAGGTGGTGGGTAATCCCCTTCCCTGCGTGAGCGTGAATTTGTTCTTTACCGTGGAAGACGATGAAAATCATACGGAAGGTATACAGGGAGGTCATAAACGCACCGACCAGACCCGCAACCATCAGATTGATATGCCCGTTCGCCATGGCCCCCGCCAGGATTTCGTCCTTACTGAAGAAGCCCGCGGTGATCAGCGGCAGTGCCGCCAGCGCCGCGCCGCCCACCAGGAAGCAGACGTAAACCAACGGGATGGACTTACGCAGTCCGCCCATTTTGAAGATGTTCTGCTCGTGGTGGCAGGCCAGGATCACCGAACCGGACGAGAGGAACAGCAGCGCTTTGAAGAACGCGTGCGTCATCAGGTGGAAAATAGCCGCGTCCCACGCCTGTACGCCCAGCGCCAGGAACATGTAACCGATCTGGCTCATGGTGGAGTAAGCGAGAACGCGTTTGATGTCGGTCTGGACCAGCGCGGCAAAGCCTGCCAGCACCAGCGTCACCGCACCGACGATACCCACCAGATGCAGAATTTCCGGAGTCATCAGGAACAGGCCATGGGTACGCGCAATCAGGTAAACACCGGCGGTCACCATGGTGGCGGCGTGGATCAGCGCGGAGACAGGGGTTGGACCCGCCATCGCGTCGGCAAGCCAGGTCTGCAACGGCAGCTGTGCAGATTTACCCACAGCGCCACCCAGCAGCATCAGGGTTGCCCACCACAGCATATTGTTGCCGGCTTCGAAGTGCGCCGGTGCCAGTTCCACCATCTCGCGGAAGTTCAGCGTGCCCAGCTCGTTGTAGAGAATGAACAGCGCGAAGGCGAGGAAGACGTCACCCACACGGGTCACAACGAACGCTTTCATGGCCGCTGCGCCATTCTTCGGATCGGTGTAGTAGAACCCGATCAGCAGGTAAGAGCAGAGACCCACCCCTTCCCAGCCGAGGTACATCAGCAGCAGGTTATCCGCCAGCACCAGTACCACCATGCTGGCGATAAACAGGTTGGTGTAGGCGAAGAAGCGGGAGTAACCCTCTTCACCGCGCATATACCAGGAGGCGAACATATGGATCAGGAAGCCGACACCGGTGACCACGGAGAGCATGGTCAGAGAGAGGCCATCCAGCACCAGATTAAAACCGATGTTGAAATCACCCACCGACATCCAGGTCCAGAGTGGAACGCTGGAAGCCTGACGTCCGTTATTAAAGAAGTCGATCCCCGCATACGCTGTGACCAGTGCGGCCAGGCCCACAGAGCCCATGCCGATGGTCGCAGAGAGATTCTCAGACCAGCGGCCGCGTGAGAACGACAGCAGCAGGAAGCCAATCAGCGGAAAAATAATGGTTAAGGCAAGCATGTTCATCCACGCAACTCACTTACTGAATCGATGTTCAGGTTCTGGCGGCGACGATGGAGCTGCAGCAACAGCGCCAGGCCAATACTCGCTTCCGCAGCCGCGAGGCTGATAGCGAGAATGTACATCACCTGACCATCGGTCTGGCCCCAGTAGCTACCGGCAACCACAAAGGCCAGCGCGGAAGCGTTGATCATGATCTCCAGGCCAATCAGCATAAACAGCAGATTGCGGCGGATAACCAGACCGGTTAAGCCCAGCACGAATAAAATCGCGGCGAGGATCAGTCCGTGTTGTAAAGGGATCATGCGTGATCCTCCGTTTTTCTTTTCGCGCTGTCGTCCTTACGGTTGCTCAGCACTTCACCCATGCGCTCTTCGCGACCCACGTGGAAAGCAACGACCAGGCCTGCCAGCAGCAGCATCGAGGCCAGTTCCACCGCCAGTACGTATGGCCCAAACAGGGTGACACCCACCGCTTTGGCGCTGATTGGCGTGCCGTCGATACCCTGGTCGTTCACACCCAGAATGGCGTAAACGATCACCGCCAGCATGATGGCCGACAGAATTGCCGGGCCAATCCACACCTGCGGTTGCAGCCACTGACGTTCCTGCTCGATCTCAGAGCCGCCCAGGTTCAGCATCATCACCACGAAGACGAACAGAACCATGATGGCCCCGGCGTAAACGATGATTTCAAGCGCACCGGCAAAGTGTGCGCCCAGCGCAAAGAACACCCCGGAAATAGCCAGCAGCGAAATGATTAAATAGAGCAGCGCATGCACCGGGTTGGTGTGCGTAATCACTCGCAGCGTAGCCAGGATGGCGATCAGGCCACAGATATAAAAAGCGAATTCCATTGCCCCTCTCCTTACGGTAACAGGCTCTTGACGTCGATAGGCTTGGCTTCGTTCTCTGCTTCGCCCTTATCTTTGCCGTCGATTGCCATACCCGCCATCCGGTAGAAGTTATATTCCGGGTATTTGCCCGGACCGGAAATCAGCAGATCCTCTTTCTCGTACACCAGATCCTGACGTTTGAATTCACCCAGTTCGAAATCGGGGGTCAACTGAATCGCCGTGGTCGGGCACGCTTCTTCACACAGGCCGCAGAAGATGCAGCGTGAGAAGTTAATGCGGAAGAACTCAGGGTACCAGCGACCGTCCACCGTCTCTGCTTTCTGCAGAGAGATACAGCCTACCGGACAGGCTACCGCACACAGGTTACAGGCAACGCAGCGCTCCGAACCGTCCGGATCGCGCGTCAGCACGATACGGCCACGGTAGCGCGGCGGCAGATATACCGGTTCTTCCGGATACATCCGGGTTTCGCGTTTAGAAAACGCGTGCAGGCCGATCATCCAGATACTGCGTACCTGGGTGCCGAAACCTACCAATAATTCTTTTAAGGTCATGATCTCAAAGCCCCTTATGGCTGCTGCCAAAGAATGACAGCCGCCGTTACCAACAAGTTGACGAGCGTCAGCGGCAGGCACACTTTCCAGCCGAAGGACATTACCTGGTCATAACGCGGACGTGGTAATGCAGCGCGAATCAAAATGAACATCATCATGAAGAACGCGGTTTTCAGCGCGAACCAGATGAACGGCGGTAAGAACGGGCCATGCCAGCCACCAAAGAACAGCGTGACCATCAATGCGGAAATGGTGACGATACCGATGTACTCGCCCACGAAGAACAGACCGAACTTCATACCGGAATATTCAATGTGGTAACCGTCAGCCAGTTCCTGCTCGGCTTCTGGCTGGTCAAACGGGTGGCGGTGACACACTGCCACACCGGCGATAGCAAAGGTAACAAAACCAAAGAACTGCGGGATAACGTTCCAGATGTCGGCCTGGTTGTTGACGATGTCGGTCATGTTGAATGAACCGGCCTGCGCCACCACGCCCATCAGGGAGAGACCCAGGAACACTTCGTAGCTGAGCGTCTGCGCAGACGCACGCATCGCACCCAGCAGGGAGTATTTGTTGTTACTGGACCAGCCTGCAAACAGTACCGCGTAAACCGCGAGACCTGCCATCATCAGGAGGAACAGAATGCCGATGTTCAAATCAGCGACCACCCAGGTCGGGCTGACCGGAACGATAGCAAACGCCAGCAGCAGCGAGGTAAAGGCGATCATCGGTGCCAGAGTAAAGATCACGCGATCCGAGAAGCGCGGGATCCAGTCCTCTTTGAAGAACATCTTGATCATGTCCGCGACCAGCTGGAGTGAACCACCCCAGCCCACGCGGTTCGGTCCGTAACGGTTCTGGAACAGACCGAGCAGACGACGTTCACCAAAGCTCATGAACGCACCGCAGGTGACCACCACCAGCAGGATAACAACCGCTTTCAGGATGCTCAGCAGGATATCGATAAGATCCGGCGTTAACCAACTCATGCTTTTGCCTCCTGCAGGTTATCAAGACGCGCGCCGGCCAGCACCGGGGCGATGCCAGGCATACCCATCGGCAGACCCACCTGCCCTGCTGTCAGACCTTCAGAGATAATCAGCGGCAGGCTGATTGTCTGGCCTTCATAGCTAAAGCTGATGTTCGCGCCCGCGTTGACGCCAAGCTTCGCGGCGTCTGCCGGGTTGAGCTTGATGTAAGGCTGCGGCATGCGGGTCTGGAAGACCGGGGAACGCTGTGACAGCTCGTCGCTACCAAACAGATGGTAGTACGGCGCAATACGCCAGTTACCCTCTTCTGCCTGGAAGCGTGCCGGAACGGTGGAGAAGAACGCCAGACCGGTTTCGCTGGCTTCAATCAGGCGTACGCCCGGATCGCCGTGGCGCAGAGAACCACCCACTTCAGCCTGGAACTTGTTCCATGCCTGCGGGGAGTTCCAGCCTGGCGCCCATGCGAATGGGATCTGCGAACGTGGCGCAGACGGCTGGTTGTTCCCTTCCATCGAGAAGGCGAACATGGTGTCTTTATCCTGCGGCTGACGCGGTTCGTGTACGCTGATATTGGCGCGCATTGCAGTACGGCCACTGTAGCGATGCGGTTCACGCGCCAGTTTCTGGCCGCGAATACGGAAGCTCGCTTCCGGCGCCGCATCTTTGATGCCTGCCAGCTGCGGCAGCTTTTCAATAACGGCGTCGATCACGTGGTCGAGCTGCGTCCAGTCCACCTCACGGCTCAGCACGGTGCTGTGCAGGGAGTGCAGCCAGCGCCAGCTTTCCAGCATCAGGGTGGTATTGTCGTAGTAGGCCGGGTCATAAACCTGGAAGAAGCGCTGGGCGCGGCCTTCGTTGTTAATCACCGTCCCGTCGCTTTCCGCGAAGCTTGCCGCAGAGAGCACCAGGTGCGCTTTGTCCATAATGGCGGTGCGCTGATGGTCGATAACCATCACCAGCGGCGCCTTAGAGAGCGCAGCATCTACGCGTGCGGCAGAAGCATGGCGGTGAAGATCGTTTTCAAGTACGACAACGGCATCCGCAGAGCCAGATTCCAGTTCACTCAGCGCCTCTTCCAGAGAGCCGCCGCCGATCATACCCAGACCAATGCTGTTTACCGCACGGGCAATCATGGTTACGCCAACGTCGGCGCCACGGCCTTTCAGCGCTTTGGCCACGTTCGCTGCCGCTTCAATGATCTCGCTGCTGCCGGCGTTGGTACCGGAGATAATCAGGGGTTTCTTCGCACCGGCCAGCGCCTGCACGATAACGTCAACTTTGTTCTGCAGATCGCGATCCAGCTCAACGGCCGGGGCACTGCTGTCCAGGCCGTTAGCAATAGCAAAGCCGAGACGGGCCTGATCTTCCACCGGCGCGCGGTAGGTCCAGGCGGCGATGTCGTCGAGACGGGTGTCATCAACGTTGGTCACGAACAGCGGATGCTTCGCGCGCTGACCGATGTTGAGGATAGCCGCGATCTGCCAGTCAGCCACTTTCTGTGCCGCTGCCATTTCACGCGCTTTCCCTTTCACCGCCTGACGAACCGCCAGGGCTGCGCGAGCGCCGGTCTGGGTCAAATCTTCGCCCAATACCAGTACCGCATCATAGGATTCGATTTCGCGCAGCGCCGGGGTATGGATACCGCCTTCGCGCAGCACTTTCAGCACCAGCTGCAGACGTTCCTGCTCGCCCTGGGCGATACCGGTGTAGAAGTTATCCGCACCCACCAGCTCGCGCAGCGCGAAGTTGCTTTCGATGCTGGCGCGCGGGGAGCCGATACCGATCACTTTCTTCGACTGGCGCAGAATATCCGCCGCGCCCTGCATCGCCTGTTCAGCGTTCAGGGTGATGAAGTCATCGCCACGGCGCTGAACCGGACGACGCGGACGGTCTTTCAGGTTCACATAGCCATAGCCGAAACGACCGCGGTCGCAGAGGAAGTAGTGGTTAACAGTACCGTTGTAACGGTTTTCGATACGACGCAGTTCGCCGTAACGTTCACCCGGGCTGGTGTTACAGCCCAGCGAACACTGCTGGCAGATGCTTGGCGCAAACTGCATGTCCCACTTACGGTTGTAACGCTCGGAGTGAGTTTTATCGGTGAAGACGCCGGTCGGGCAGATCTCTACCAGGTTACCGGAGAATTCGCTCTCAAGCGTACCGTCTTCCGGACGACCGAAGTAGACGTTGTCATGCGCGCCATAGACGCCCAGATCCTGACCATCCGCGTAGTCTTTGTAGTAACGCACGCAGCGGTAGCAGGCGATGCAGCGGTTCATTTCGTGAGAGATGAACGGCCCCAGATCCTGGTTACGGTGGGTACGCTTGGTGAAACGGTAACGACGGAAGCTGTGCCCGGTCATCACGGTCATATCCTGAAGGTGGCAGTTACCGCCCTCTTCACAGACCGGACAGTCGTGCGGGTGGTTGGTCATCAACCACTCCACCACGCTTTCGCGGAACTCTTTGGCTTCCGCATCGTCGATAGAAATAAAGGTACCTTCGGCGGCTGGCGTCATACAGGACATTACCAGGCGACCACGCGTGTCTTCCGCGTTTTGATATTGCTTCACCGCACACTGGCGGCAAGCACCGACGCTCCCCAGCGCCGGATGCCAGCAAAAATACGGAATATCAAGGCCGAGAGACAGACAAGCTTCCAGCAGGTTGTCCGCCCCGTTGACCTCATATTCTTTGCCGTCTACATGAATCGTAGCCATTAGCATGCTTCCAGTTGTCTCGGTCGAAACCGAGCGTTAATCAAAATTCTGTTTTTACCAGCGCGCTTTCAGCAGGTTCGGCTGAATCCCATTGATTGAATGGGTATTGCTGAACGGCTGCTTGATGCCTGCTTCGAATTCGTCGCGGAAATACTTAATCGCGCTCTGCAGCGGCTCAACCGCACCTGGCGCATGCGCACAGAAGGTTTTACCTGGGCCCAGGAATCGACACAGTTGCTCAAGTGTCTCGATATCGCCAGGCTGGCCTTCGCCACGCTCAATAGCACGCAGGATCTTCACGCTCCACGGCAGACCGTCGCGGCACGGCGTACACCAGCCGCAGGACTCGCGGGCAAAGAACTCTTCCAGGTTACGCACCAGCGACACCATGCCAATCTCGTGGTCGACGGCCATCGCCAGCGCCGTACCCAGACGGCTGCCTGCTTTACCAATGCTTTCGAATTCCATCGGCAGGTCAAGGTGCGCTTCGGTCAGGAAGTCTGTCCCTGCCCCACCCGGCTGCCAGGCTTTGAATTTCAGGCCATCACGCATACCGCCGGCGTAGTCTTCAAGAATTTCACGGGCGGTGGTGCCGAACGGCAGTTCCCAGACGCCAGGGTTTTTCACGCGGCCGGAGAAGCCCATCAGCTTGGTACCGGCATCTTTACTTGAGGAGATGCCCTGATACCACTCCACGCCGTTGGCGAGGATAGCCGGAACGTTACACAGGGTTTCGACGTTGTTCACGCAGGTCGGTTTACCCCATACGCCTGAGCTCGCCGGGAATGGCGGCTTGGAGCGCGGGTTGGCGCGACGCCCTTCCAGAGAGTTAATCAGCGCGGTCTCTTCCCCGCAGATATAACGCCCTGCCCCGGTGTGCACGAACAGCTCGAAATCAAACCCGGTGCCGAGAATGTTTTTGCCAAGCAGGCCCGCTTCGGTCGCCTCGGCAATCGCGCGACGCAGGTTCTCTGCCGCTTCGATGTACTCGCCGCGCAGGAAGATGTAGCCGCGATAGGCTTTCAGGGCGAAGGCGGAGATCAGCATGCCTTCCACCAGCAGGTGCGGCAGCTGCTCCATCAGCAGGCGGTCTTTATAGGTGCCCGGCTCCATCTCATCGGCATTACACAGCAGGTAACGGATGTTCATGGATTCGTCTTTTGGCATCAGGCTCCACTTCAGACCGGTGGAAAAGCCTGCGCCACCGCGCCCTTTCAGGCCAGCGTCTTTAACCGCGTTAACGATCTCATCCGGCGCCATGCCGGAGAGGGCTTTACGCGCCCCGGCATAGCCGTTTTTGCTCTGGTACTCTTCGAGCCATACCGGCTGTTTGTCATCACGCAGACGCCAGGTCAGCGGATGCGTCTCAGCAGTACGAATTACAGTTTTCATTTGTACTGCTCCAGCAGGTCAGGAATGGCTTCCGGCGTCAGATAACTGTGAGTGTCCTCATCAATCATCATGGTCGGCCCCTTGTCGCAGTTACCCAGGCAGCAGGTTGGCAGCAGGGTAAAACGACCGTCAAAGGTGGTCTGGCCCGGCTTGATATTGAGCTTCTTCTCAATCGCAGCCTGAATGCCCTGATAACCAGTGATATGGCATACCACGCTGTCGCAGTAGCGGATCACGTGACGGCCTACCGGCTGACGGAAGATCTGGCTGTAGAACGTAGCCACGCCTTCGACGTCACTCGCCGGAATACCCAGCACTTTTGCAATCTCATAGATCGCGCCATCCGGCACCCAACCACGCTGTTTCTGTACGATTTTCAGCGCTTCAATGGACGCCGCACGCGGGTCTTCGTAGTGGTGCATCTCGTGCTCAATGGCGGCACGCTCTGCTTCACTCAGCTCAAAAGCCTCGGTTTGTGGTTGTTGATTCTCGTGCATAATTAGCGGTCCACATCTGACATAACAAAATCGATACTACCCAGATACACAATCAGGTCAGAGACCAGACTGCCGCGAATGGCTGACGGGATCTGCTGCAGGTGCGGGAAGCTTGGCGTACGTACACGGGTACGGTAGCTCATGGTGCTGCCGTCGCTGGTCAGGTAGTAACTGTTGATACCCTTGGTCGCTTCAATCATCTGGAAGGATTCTTGCGCCGGCATAACCGGACCCCAGGAAACCTGCAGGAAGTGCGTGATCAGGGTTTCGATATGCTGCAGCGTGCGCTCTTTCGGTGGCGGCGTGGTCAGCGGGTGATCCGCCTTGAACGGGCCTTCCGGCATGTTGTTGAGGCACTGCTCAAGGATGCGCAGGCTCTGGCGCAGCTCTTCCACTTTCAGCATCACGCGGGTGTAGCAGTCGGAAACACCGCCGCCCAGCGGCACTTCAAAGTCGAAGTTTTCATAGCCAGAGTAAGGACGCGCTTTACGCACGTCGAAATCGATACCGGTGGCGCGCAGGCCAGCACCGGTGGTGCCCCACTCCAG encodes the following:
- the nuoJ gene encoding NADH-quinone oxidoreductase subunit J, with protein sequence MEFAFYICGLIAILATLRVITHTNPVHALLYLIISLLAISGVFFALGAHFAGALEIIVYAGAIMVLFVFVVMMLNLGGSEIEQERQWLQPQVWIGPAILSAIMLAVIVYAILGVNDQGIDGTPISAKAVGVTLFGPYVLAVELASMLLLAGLVVAFHVGREERMGEVLSNRKDDSAKRKTEDHA
- the nuoH gene encoding NADH-quinone oxidoreductase subunit NuoH, translating into MSWLTPDLIDILLSILKAVVILLVVVTCGAFMSFGERRLLGLFQNRYGPNRVGWGGSLQLVADMIKMFFKEDWIPRFSDRVIFTLAPMIAFTSLLLAFAIVPVSPTWVVADLNIGILFLLMMAGLAVYAVLFAGWSSNNKYSLLGAMRASAQTLSYEVFLGLSLMGVVAQAGSFNMTDIVNNQADIWNVIPQFFGFVTFAIAGVAVCHRHPFDQPEAEQELADGYHIEYSGMKFGLFFVGEYIGIVTISALMVTLFFGGWHGPFLPPFIWFALKTAFFMMMFILIRAALPRPRYDQVMSFGWKVCLPLTLVNLLVTAAVILWQQP
- the nuoK gene encoding NADH-quinone oxidoreductase subunit NuoK yields the protein MIPLQHGLILAAILFVLGLTGLVIRRNLLFMLIGLEIMINASALAFVVAGSYWGQTDGQVMYILAISLAAAEASIGLALLLQLHRRRQNLNIDSVSELRG
- the nuoL gene encoding NADH-quinone oxidoreductase subunit L, giving the protein MNMLALTIIFPLIGFLLLSFSRGRWSENLSATIGMGSVGLAALVTAYAGIDFFNNGRQASSVPLWTWMSVGDFNIGFNLVLDGLSLTMLSVVTGVGFLIHMFASWYMRGEEGYSRFFAYTNLFIASMVVLVLADNLLLMYLGWEGVGLCSYLLIGFYYTDPKNGAAAMKAFVVTRVGDVFLAFALFILYNELGTLNFREMVELAPAHFEAGNNMLWWATLMLLGGAVGKSAQLPLQTWLADAMAGPTPVSALIHAATMVTAGVYLIARTHGLFLMTPEILHLVGIVGAVTLVLAGFAALVQTDIKRVLAYSTMSQIGYMFLALGVQAWDAAIFHLMTHAFFKALLFLSSGSVILACHHEQNIFKMGGLRKSIPLVYVCFLVGGAALAALPLITAGFFSKDEILAGAMANGHINLMVAGLVGAFMTSLYTFRMIFIVFHGKEQIHAHAGKGITHHLPLIVLLVLSTFVGAMIVPPLQGVLPDTTELEHGRVLTLEITSGVVAITGILIAAWLWLGKRTLVTSVANSAPGRLLGTWWYNAWGFDWLYDMIFVKPFLGIAWLIKRDPLNAVMNIPAILSRLAGKGLLFSENGYLRWYVASMSIGAVVVLALLMVLR
- the nuoG gene encoding NADH-quinone oxidoreductase subunit NuoG — encoded protein: MATIHVDGKEYEVNGADNLLEACLSLGLDIPYFCWHPALGSVGACRQCAVKQYQNAEDTRGRLVMSCMTPAAEGTFISIDDAEAKEFRESVVEWLMTNHPHDCPVCEEGGNCHLQDMTVMTGHSFRRYRFTKRTHRNQDLGPFISHEMNRCIACYRCVRYYKDYADGQDLGVYGAHDNVYFGRPEDGTLESEFSGNLVEICPTGVFTDKTHSERYNRKWDMQFAPSICQQCSLGCNTSPGERYGELRRIENRYNGTVNHYFLCDRGRFGYGYVNLKDRPRRPVQRRGDDFITLNAEQAMQGAADILRQSKKVIGIGSPRASIESNFALRELVGADNFYTGIAQGEQERLQLVLKVLREGGIHTPALREIESYDAVLVLGEDLTQTGARAALAVRQAVKGKAREMAAAQKVADWQIAAILNIGQRAKHPLFVTNVDDTRLDDIAAWTYRAPVEDQARLGFAIANGLDSSAPAVELDRDLQNKVDVIVQALAGAKKPLIISGTNAGSSEIIEAAANVAKALKGRGADVGVTMIARAVNSIGLGMIGGGSLEEALSELESGSADAVVVLENDLHRHASAARVDAALSKAPLVMVIDHQRTAIMDKAHLVLSAASFAESDGTVINNEGRAQRFFQVYDPAYYDNTTLMLESWRWLHSLHSTVLSREVDWTQLDHVIDAVIEKLPQLAGIKDAAPEASFRIRGQKLAREPHRYSGRTAMRANISVHEPRQPQDKDTMFAFSMEGNNQPSAPRSQIPFAWAPGWNSPQAWNKFQAEVGGSLRHGDPGVRLIEASETGLAFFSTVPARFQAEEGNWRIAPYYHLFGSDELSQRSPVFQTRMPQPYIKLNPADAAKLGVNAGANISFSYEGQTISLPLIISEGLTAGQVGLPMGMPGIAPVLAGARLDNLQEAKA
- the nuoE gene encoding NADH-quinone oxidoreductase subunit NuoE; this encodes MHENQQPQTEAFELSEAERAAIEHEMHHYEDPRAASIEALKIVQKQRGWVPDGAIYEIAKVLGIPASDVEGVATFYSQIFRQPVGRHVIRYCDSVVCHITGYQGIQAAIEKKLNIKPGQTTFDGRFTLLPTCCLGNCDKGPTMMIDEDTHSYLTPEAIPDLLEQYK
- the nuoF gene encoding NADH-quinone oxidoreductase subunit NuoF, whose translation is MKTVIRTAETHPLTWRLRDDKQPVWLEEYQSKNGYAGARKALSGMAPDEIVNAVKDAGLKGRGGAGFSTGLKWSLMPKDESMNIRYLLCNADEMEPGTYKDRLLMEQLPHLLVEGMLISAFALKAYRGYIFLRGEYIEAAENLRRAIAEATEAGLLGKNILGTGFDFELFVHTGAGRYICGEETALINSLEGRRANPRSKPPFPASSGVWGKPTCVNNVETLCNVPAILANGVEWYQGISSSKDAGTKLMGFSGRVKNPGVWELPFGTTAREILEDYAGGMRDGLKFKAWQPGGAGTDFLTEAHLDLPMEFESIGKAGSRLGTALAMAVDHEIGMVSLVRNLEEFFARESCGWCTPCRDGLPWSVKILRAIERGEGQPGDIETLEQLCRFLGPGKTFCAHAPGAVEPLQSAIKYFRDEFEAGIKQPFSNTHSINGIQPNLLKARW
- the nuoM gene encoding NADH-quinone oxidoreductase subunit M — translated: MLLPWLILIPFIGGFLCWQTERFGVKMPRWIALITMGLTLALGLQLWLQGGYSLTQSAGIPQWQSEFILPWIPRFGITIHLAIDGLSLLMVVLTGLLGVLAVLCSWREIEKYQGFFHLNLMWILGGVIGVFLAIDMFLFFFFWEMMLVPMYFLIALWGHKASDGKTRITAATKFFIYTQASGLVMLIAILALVFVHYNATGVWTFNYQDLLKTPMSHGVEYLLMLGFFIAFAVKMPVVPLHGWLPDAHSQAPTAGSVDLAGILLKTAAYGLLRFALPLFPNASAEFAPIAMWLGVIGIFYGAWMAFTQYDIKRLIAYTSVSHMGFVLIAIYTGSQLAYQGAVIQMIAHGLSAAGLFILCGQLYERLHTRDMRQMGGLWSKIKWLPAMSMFFAVATLGMPGTGNFVGEFMILFGSFKVVPTITVISTFGLVFASVYSLAMLHRAYFGKAKSEIAAKELPGMSLRELFIILLLVVLLVLLGFFPQPILDTSHSAMGNIQQWFVNSASTTRP
- the nuoI gene encoding NADH-quinone oxidoreductase subunit NuoI, giving the protein MTLKELLVGFGTQVRSIWMIGLHAFSKRETRMYPEEPVYLPPRYRGRIVLTRDPDGSERCVACNLCAVACPVGCISLQKAETVDGRWYPEFFRINFSRCIFCGLCEEACPTTAIQLTPDFELGEFKRQDLVYEKEDLLISGPGKYPEYNFYRMAGMAIDGKDKGEAENEAKPIDVKSLLP